CGCCGATGCCAATATCGAAGTCGACATGATCATCCAGAACCAGTCGGTGGACGGCAAGACCGATTTCACCTTCACCGTACCGCGCAACGACTACGTGCGCGCGATGAGCGTGCTGGAAGGCCAGCAGCAGGCGCTGGGCGCGGCCAAGGTGCTGGGCGACGCCAAGGTGTCGAAGGTGTCGGCGGTGGGCGTGGGCATGCGCAGCCACGTCGGCGTGGCCTCGCAGATGTTCCGTACCCTGTCGGAAGAGGGTATCAATATCCAGATGATTTCTACCTCGGAAATCAAGATCTCGGTACTGATCGACGAGAAGTACATGGAGCTGGCGGTGCGCGCGCTGCACAAGGCTTTTGGTCTCGAGCAAGGTTAACAAATTTCAAAATTTTTGGGCGTGCGTCCTTGACGCCATGAGGTCCAGCCCTTAAGATGCCTGCACTCAGCGCTGACGTGCAAACGTTGGTTCTGATGGGAGACGTGGCCGAGTGGCCGAAGGCACTTCCCTGCTAAGGAAGCATACGGCTTATACCCGTATCGTGGGTTCGAATCCCACCGTCTCCGCCAAGTATCATGAGAAAAGCCACCGCAAGGTGGCTTTTCTCATTCTGCGACGGAGCAGACGCCTGCGCGCCTTCCGGGTGGTCTCCAATGGAGCGATTAGAACGGTTGCGCGTATTCGCGCAACCGCGGCCTGCAGGATGTAGGCGAATCCCACCGTCTCCGCCAGATCAAGGTCCCAAGATGTTCAGGGACATCGAAGAACCCGCTCTCCATATAGAACAGCGGGTTTGTTGTTGGCCTATGCTTTCCAGGTTTGTTCTCGGACTGCCACTGAGTTTGGGGGCACGTCAAGGGCATCCCTCAAGCCCCGAAGCATGCCCCCAAAATACCGAAACACAGCACACGCTGAGCCCAATGCGACACGATTCGTCGTATAAAAGCCGACAATGGCTCCTTGATGGGGACGGCCGGCAGTAAAACGAGGTCGGCTGCATTGTCATGCAATCCGCGAACCTGAAACACGAGGAGAACAGTCTTGCAGATTACGATCACGCCTGAACAGCTTGCGTTAATGCGAGCGATGGTAAACCCTGTCTATGCCGCCCACATGGAGGCCGATTGCGAACTGCCCGGTTTTACCATTGCGATTTCTTTTCTGGATCCATACGGCACTTTCGCTGTCGGAAGCTGCGGCAATTCAAGTGTTGAGCTAGGAGAGGTTGCGGTGCAACCGCTGCAAGCGGGCTGGGGGCTCACCGACCAGGTCAGTTGATTCAGGCCCTGCTGTAATGGCCAGGGATCTGGGTACCCCGGATATGAATAGCTTGACAGCGCACGACATTATCGCGCGCGATGGCATCCCCGAGATACGCGATATGGAAACCGCGCACAAGGCAGGTCCGTTCGATGCTGGCGGGCGGAATGCGGCCTGGCATCGCCCATGGTGGCGTGCCGCCATTGCTCCTGGCCGTGAGCTGCCGCCGGCGGGAGATCATCGATCTGCTGGCCGCAGTTGCAGCGTCCCCGTCCAACCTGAAGGTCCATGCATGGCCCTGCCTCGAGTGGGTGAGTGAACTCGGGGATCCTACGGACGCGGAGTACGACAGCATCTGGGCAAGTCCTTCCGATGAAGTGGCGTGGCTGGCCAGTCTCGTTCAGCGGAACTGAGGCAGTCTTCACTGTTCAGTACCTCATGCCGGGTAATGACAACGGTCAGCATGCTGCCATAAAATTATTGACAGTATAGGTGTCGTAATATACTGTAACTATATCTTTTGCTCGCAGGACGCCGTCATGATCGACGTACCGCCGCAGTTCACGCTTGACGAACTCTGTTCCCTCACCGGCCTGAGCAAGCGCACCATCCGTTATTACATCCAGCTGGGGCTGGTAGCACGGCCTGACGGCGAAACGCGTGCCGCCCGCTATGGTCAAGGCCACCTCGAGAACCTGCTCGCCATCCGGCGCTGGACCGAGGACGGCCTGTCCCTCGAGCGCGTACGCGAACTCCTGTCGGGAATGGACGTGCCGCCACCGCCCCGGCCACGCCGGTATGGCGAACTCGAGGTTTGGAGCAGGGTGGAGCTGGCCGACGGCGTCGAAGTCAGCATCAATCCCGAACGGGCGAATCTGACGCCCGAGCAGGTCCGCCAGTTCCTCGCCGACGTGATGTCTGCCTTCGAAAAAATCCAGCAACGGGAACAACAGCAATGAGCCTGACATCCTTGATCCGTCTGAATGAAAGCCAGCCGTCCAGCCAGGTGCACTCCAGGCGCGCGCCAACCCCTCCCGTTCTCCAGTCGCTACGTGCGGAGGGGACGGTACACGGCCTGCTGCTGGAAATGCACGTGGAGCATACCTATCTCAATCCGGGCACGGTCAACATCGAGGCGGTCTACACCTTTCCCTTGCCGGTCGATGCCGTCCTGCTCGGGCTGGAGTTCGACCTGGGCGGACGCATCTTGCGGGGAAAGGTCGTGGCAAGCGGTGACGCAGAAGAGCAGTACGAGGCGGCGCTGGAGAACGGCGACAGCGCCGTCCTGCTCGAACGCGCCACTGACGGCGTCTACACCGCGAGCGTCGGCAACCTGCTGGGACGGGAGCAGGCCGTGGTCCGCATCCGCTACGCCCAGCTATTGTCGTTTTGTTCGGGCCAGGTTCGCATTACCATCCCCAACGTGATCGCACCGCGCCATGGCGAGCCTTCCGCTGCGCGGCTGCGCCTGCATCAGGTCCCCGCGCATGACGTTTTCATTCGCCATCCGTTCTCGGTGTCGGTGCGCCTCCATGGCCCCCTGGCGGGCGGCCGCATCAGTTCGCCGTCTCACGCGCTGGCCGTGCGTCACACTGGCGAGCATCTGGACGTCGGGCTGGCGCAGCCAGGTTCAGCCATGCTCGACCGTGACTTCGTGCTGCTGTGCGACGGCCTCGAAGGACGATCCATCGCCACCGTGGGCCGCGACGCCGACGGTGCGGTCGCCGTCGTCAGCTTCTGTCCAGCACCAAGGACAGAACAGCGGCATCGTCCGCTAAACCTGAAGATCCTGGTGGACTGCTCCAATTCCATGAATGGTGACAGCATCAAGGGCGCACGCAAGGCATTGCACGAGATACTCGCGCAATTGAATCCAGGCGACCGCTTCAGCTACAGCCGGTTCGGCGGACAGGTGACCCACCACAGCAATTCCCTGATGGCGGCCAGCGCGCGCGCCATCGCCGAAGCCGGTGGTTGGATCTCCCAGACCGCGGCCGACATGGGCAACACCGACATCCGCCATGCGCTGCTGTCGACCGTCGCACTCGGGCAGCCGGGCGAAGCCGACATCTTCCTGATTACCGATGGCCATGTGTGGGATACCGACCCGCTGGTCGCGAGCGCAACGAGAATGGGACAGCGCATCTTCGCAGTCGGGGTCGGGGCGGCGCCTGCGGCCAGCCTGCTGCAGCGACTGGCACGCGAAACGGGCGGCGCCTGTGAGCTGGTGGGCGCCAACGATGACGTGCATGCGGCCGTGCTGAGGATGTTCAGGCGCATGCGCCAGGCACCCGTGCGCGACGTCGCCGTGACGTGGGGAGGGGCATGCGTATGGCAATCCGATGTCGGCACGGCGGTATTCAGTGGTGACACCGTCCATGCCTGCGCAGGATTCGCCGATTCCGTACCGGGAGCGGCGACCATCGCGTGGACGGACAGCGGCGAAAACGTCCAGGAGCAGGCGATGCTGCCTGACAGCCTGATATGCGAGGGGGATACCCTCGCACGCGTGGCCGCAGCGTTCCGGCTTCGCACCCTGCCAGCCGAGCAGCAACACGCGTTGGCGCTAAAGTATCAGCTGGTGACCGCGACGACCAGCATGCTGGTCATTCATGAGCGCATGGGAGCGGACCGGCCCGCCACGCCCCCCGTGCTGCGGGTGGTGCCTCAAATGCACGCCGCAGGGCACGGTGGCTTCGGCGCCGTGGGGGCGGTCAAGGGGCCTGCCGTATGGCGCCGTGAACCGACGACTGCGCAGATTCACGGCTTGACGCGCAACGGTGGCGAGGCATACGACGTTCCTGCCTTCCTGCGCAAGCAGGAGCGGGTGACGCCTTACCTGTACCGCGAACAGTTACGCGCCTTCCTCTACATGCATGCGGCCTTGCTGCAGGGAGAAGAGCGCACAGTGACGTTCGCCGAGGTCGAAGACGTGCTGCCCGATCCCGTGCTGCGGCGATTGCGGGATTTGGCGGAACTGGGCCATGCCCCGCAAGAAGTGCTGTACCGGTTCATCGTCGCCGTGCACGGTTGTTTCTACCGCAGCTCATTGCCGGTGCGGCTATTCGAGAGGCTGCTTGCCATTGGGCGGCGCTCCGGGCAGATGAGCCCGCTCGATCAGCGGATTCATGCGGTTGCGCGCGAGGCGTATCATGCAACGCGCCCGGCTACGGCCGATATTCCAGCGTTTCTTCGAAAGCAGGCGGATTGATCGGTTTGCGAGTGGCGCGGATACCGGATTCGGTCCATTTTCCGCCCCACCGCTCCATGACCGATACCAGATCGATAGGATACAAATTGAGCGAGCGTTATTTCTTTGCACCCCGTAGCGAAAAATGGCTTTTTGAGGATTTGGCAATGATGCTTGCGACCCGCCTGAGCGGAGCGCAGCTGTATGCGCACGAACACCGCGGACTGACGCGCCTACTGTACGGCTTGCAGCAGTTTCCAAGAGTTTCAGAAAAACTAAAGATCACGCTGAGTTGGCGGGACGATGACGACACGCCGCGCGGCGTCAACGACGATTCGTATCGAGACAGCATTTTATCGATCCGGTATGCCGAGGATGGGGTGCATCTTTCGAAAGGCGAGACTCTATTGGCATATAACGAACGCCATTCTTACGTCAGGCACTTTTACGACATGCTGGAAGGCCGTGAGCGCCAGGTTTTTCTCCAGGCATGGATGGCTGAGTTCAACGGCTTGTCCGATGCCAGCACGCCGGTGTCGGTCGAGGACCTTTCCGCGTCGGGAGAGCTCGATGTTCCACCGTTAAGCGAGCTTTGCAATTCGAACGTCAGGAGCCTGACCGATGTATTAGGTGACCGCGCTGAGTGAAAAGCATCGAACTTCAAGGCCCGCTGTTCCAGGGTTGGCTAAACCTCGTTACACCGCAAGTGGCGTGTCGATTGCCGGCCGGGCCGCCGCCCCCGACGCCGCCCGGCAGACATGCACCGTCGCCCGCTCGCCGCCCGGGCTGCGGTAATCCTGTTCGACCGCGACGCGGATCGGGTCCACCAGCGCTTCCGGCACCAGCGCCACGACGCAGCCTCCGAAGCCCCCACCCGTCATCCGCACCCCGCCGGCCGTACCGATCCGGTCCTTCACGATCTGGACCAGTCGGTCGATCGGCGGAATCGTGATCTCGAAATCGTCGCGCATCGAGGCGTGCGACGCGGCCATCAGCTCGCCCATGCGCGCCAGGTCGCCGGCGGCCAGGGCCTGGCCCGCGGCGAGCACGCGCGCGTTCTCGCTCACTACATGGCGCACGCGGCGCAGCGCCTCCGGTTCCAGCTCGTGACCGCGCGCCTCCACCGTTTCGCTGTCGAGGTCGCGCAGGGCGGGTACGCCGAAATGCCGCGCCGCGGCTTCGCACTGCCGCCGCCGTGCGTTGTAGGCGCTGTCGACCAGGCCGCGCTGCACGCGCGAATCGATGATCACGATGGCCGCGCCGTGCGCGATGCGTACCGGTTGCACCGCCAGCGAGCGGCAGTCGATCAGCAGCGCATGGCCGTCGACCCCGGCGGCGGAACTGATCTGGTCCATATTGCCGCATTTGGTGCCGACGAAATCGTTCTCGGCCGCCTGGGCCGCCAGCGCCAGCTCGATCGCTCCCAGCTGCCCGGCGCCCGGCAGGCCGGCGAACAGCCGGCATACCGCCACCGACAGTGAGGCCGAGGACGACAGGCCCGCGCCCCGGGGAATGTCGCCCGCGACTACCATATCCACGCCCTGCAGCGGCACGCCGCGCCGCGCCAGCGCCTGGACCACCCCGCGCACGTAGTTCGCCCACATCGGCGCGTCCAGGCGTTCGATCGGCGCATCCAGCGCGAAGGTATCGGCCTGCCCGTCATAGTCGGCGGCGATCACGCGCACCAGGCGGTCGCCGCGCGCCCTGGCGGCGATGACCGTGTGGCGGTCGATCGCGCATGGCAAGACAAAACCGTCGTTGTAGTCGGTGTGTTCGCCGATCAGGTTGACGCGTCCGGGCGCCTGGACGATCACCGTGGGCGCTTGGCCGATGGCGCGCTCGAAGACGTCGATCGTGCGTTGGATCAGGGTAGGGCTGATGTTCATGCCGGTTGCTTGTCGAGGTAATGGAGGGTGGATTGGGCCCGCAGCCGTTCGGCGGCTTGCTCCGGCGTCAGGTCGCGCTGGGCTTCGGCCAGCAGCTCGAAGCCGACCATGAACTTGCGCACCGTCGCCGAGCGCAGCAGCGGTGGATGGAAGTGGGCGTGCAGCTGCCAGGCCGTGTCCGGAGTACCGGTGTACGGCGCGCCGTGCCAGCCCATCGAATACGGGAACGAGGTCTGGAACAGGTTGTCGTAGCGGGTGGTGAGCTGCTTGAGGGCGACGGCCAGGTCGGCGCGTTGACCTGGATCGAGCTGGTCCAGGCGCTGGACCGGAAAGCGCGGCAGCAGCAGCGTCTCGAATGGCCAGGCGGCCCAGTAGGGCACGATCGCCAGCCAGTATTCAGTCTCGACCACCACCCGTTCGCCAGCCTGCGCTTCGCGTTCGGCCAGGTCGAGCAGCATCGGCCGCTCGTGCACGGCGAAATAGGCGCGCTGGCGCCCGTCCTCGGCCTCGGGCAGGTCGGGCAGGAAGCTGGTGGCCCAGACCTGGCCGTGGGGATGCGGGTTCGAGCAGCCCATGACGGCGCCCTTGTTCTCGAATACCTGCACCCAGGGATAGCGCTGGCCCAGTGCGGCGCACTGCGCGGCCCAGGTGTCGATCACCCCCACGATGGCCGGCAGCGCGAGCTGCGGCAGGGTCATGCCGTGGTCGGGCGAGAAGCAGATCACGCGGCTGGCGCCGCGCGCGCTCATGGCCTGGAACAGCGGATCGCGGCCGCGCGCGGCGTCCGGGGTATCGGGCAGCAGGGCGGCGAAATCGTTGTCGAACACATAGGTGCCGGCATAGTCGGGATTGCGCTCGCCGTTGACCCGGGTATTCCCGGCGCACAGGTAGCAGGCAGGGTCGTGGGCGGGCCGCGTCGGGTGCTCGACGGCTTCCTGCTGCCCCTGCCAGGGGCGCTTGGCGCGGTGCGGGGACACCAGCACCCACTGGCCGGTGAGCGGATTGAAACGGCGATGGGGATCGTCGGATGGATTGAACATCGGTTTCCTTCAATGGATAGCGAATGGAACAGGTACGGTCACCACCAAGCGCCGTAGACCGCGGCCAGCAGGATGCAGATCAGCGTCGCGCCCAGTGCGAAACCGCGATCGACCCTGAACAGGCTGCGGTCGACCACGATCTGCGCCGCGTCCGGGGCGCTCCGGCCCATGGCGCTGATCAGCGCCATGCCGGCGACGACCAGCAGGAACACGATCAACATGCGGTCGATGAAGGGGATCTCGTACACTCCGCTGCCATTATCGACCGCGAAGCCGATCGGCGCCAGGAAAGACAGGTCCATCGCCAGCGGCAGGAATTTCAGGAAGATCGAGAACACCAGCCCGCCGATGGTGGCGAACATCGCGGCGGCGGCCGTGGTCTTGCGCCAGAAGAAACCGAGCAGGAACATCGCCAGGATGCCCGGCGAGACGAAACCGGTGTACTCCTGGATGTACTGGAAGCCGCCTTTCTTGTCGATGCCCATCAGCGGCGCGATCGTCACCGCGACCGCCATCGCGACCACCACGCTGACGCGGCCGATCCAGACCATGCGCTGTTCGCTGGCGGCCTGGCTGACTCGCTTCTTGTAGATGTCGAGCGTGAAGATGGTCGCAATGCTGTTTGCCTTGCCGGCGAGCGAGGCGACCACCGCCGCGGTCAAGGCTGCGAAGGCCATGCCCTTTAGGCCGGCCGGCAGCAGGCCGAGCAGGGTCGGATAGGCCCGGTCGGCATTGAGTTCGCCACCGGGGCGCATGGCGTCGCCCAGCGCGCCCGATTTGTCGAGGGCATAGGCGGCGATGCCCGGCAGGACGATGATGACCGGCATCAGGAGCTTCAGGAAGGCGGCGAACAGCAGGCCGCGGCGCGCCGTCGGGAGGCTGGCGCCCAGGGCGCGCTGGGTGATGTACTGGTTGCAGCCGAAGTAGCTGAGGTTGATGATCCACATGCCACCGATCAGCGTCGACAGGCCGGGCAAGTCCATGTAGTTCGGGTTGTCGCGCGCCAGCACCATGTCGAAGTGCTCGCCGGCGCGGTGATACAGCTCGGTCGCGCCGACCATCGCGCCATGACCGCCGGCCAGGCGCGCCACCAGGTCGAGCGCGATCCAGGTCGTGACCAGGCCGCCGACGATCAGGCACAGCACCTGGATGACGTCGGTGTAGCCGATGACCTTCATGCCGCCCAGCGTGATGATCGTGGCGAACAGCGCCAGGAACAGCATGCAGGGCAGGACCCCGATACCGACCATGCTGTCGATCGCCAGCGCGCCGAGGTAGAGGATGGCGGTCAGGTTGACGACCACGTAGAGGGCCAGCCAGAACACGGCCATGATGGTGGCCACGCCGGATCCGTAGCGCTGCTCCAGGAACTGGGGCATC
This portion of the Telluria beijingensis genome encodes:
- a CDS encoding helix-turn-helix domain-containing protein encodes the protein MIDVPPQFTLDELCSLTGLSKRTIRYYIQLGLVARPDGETRAARYGQGHLENLLAIRRWTEDGLSLERVRELLSGMDVPPPPRPRRYGELEVWSRVELADGVEVSINPERANLTPEQVRQFLADVMSAFEKIQQREQQQ
- a CDS encoding VIT and vWA domain-containing protein, with the translated sequence MSLTSLIRLNESQPSSQVHSRRAPTPPVLQSLRAEGTVHGLLLEMHVEHTYLNPGTVNIEAVYTFPLPVDAVLLGLEFDLGGRILRGKVVASGDAEEQYEAALENGDSAVLLERATDGVYTASVGNLLGREQAVVRIRYAQLLSFCSGQVRITIPNVIAPRHGEPSAARLRLHQVPAHDVFIRHPFSVSVRLHGPLAGGRISSPSHALAVRHTGEHLDVGLAQPGSAMLDRDFVLLCDGLEGRSIATVGRDADGAVAVVSFCPAPRTEQRHRPLNLKILVDCSNSMNGDSIKGARKALHEILAQLNPGDRFSYSRFGGQVTHHSNSLMAASARAIAEAGGWISQTAADMGNTDIRHALLSTVALGQPGEADIFLITDGHVWDTDPLVASATRMGQRIFAVGVGAAPAASLLQRLARETGGACELVGANDDVHAAVLRMFRRMRQAPVRDVAVTWGGACVWQSDVGTAVFSGDTVHACAGFADSVPGAATIAWTDSGENVQEQAMLPDSLICEGDTLARVAAAFRLRTLPAEQQHALALKYQLVTATTSMLVIHERMGADRPATPPVLRVVPQMHAAGHGGFGAVGAVKGPAVWRREPTTAQIHGLTRNGGEAYDVPAFLRKQERVTPYLYREQLRAFLYMHAALLQGEERTVTFAEVEDVLPDPVLRRLRDLAELGHAPQEVLYRFIVAVHGCFYRSSLPVRLFERLLAIGRRSGQMSPLDQRIHAVAREAYHATRPATADIPAFLRKQAD
- the galK gene encoding galactokinase, translated to MNISPTLIQRTIDVFERAIGQAPTVIVQAPGRVNLIGEHTDYNDGFVLPCAIDRHTVIAARARGDRLVRVIAADYDGQADTFALDAPIERLDAPMWANYVRGVVQALARRGVPLQGVDMVVAGDIPRGAGLSSSASLSVAVCRLFAGLPGAGQLGAIELALAAQAAENDFVGTKCGNMDQISSAAGVDGHALLIDCRSLAVQPVRIAHGAAIVIIDSRVQRGLVDSAYNARRRQCEAAARHFGVPALRDLDSETVEARGHELEPEALRRVRHVVSENARVLAAGQALAAGDLARMGELMAASHASMRDDFEITIPPIDRLVQIVKDRIGTAGGVRMTGGGFGGCVVALVPEALVDPIRVAVEQDYRSPGGERATVHVCRAASGAAARPAIDTPLAV
- a CDS encoding UDP-glucose--hexose-1-phosphate uridylyltransferase, whose protein sequence is MFNPSDDPHRRFNPLTGQWVLVSPHRAKRPWQGQQEAVEHPTRPAHDPACYLCAGNTRVNGERNPDYAGTYVFDNDFAALLPDTPDAARGRDPLFQAMSARGASRVICFSPDHGMTLPQLALPAIVGVIDTWAAQCAALGQRYPWVQVFENKGAVMGCSNPHPHGQVWATSFLPDLPEAEDGRQRAYFAVHERPMLLDLAEREAQAGERVVVETEYWLAIVPYWAAWPFETLLLPRFPVQRLDQLDPGQRADLAVALKQLTTRYDNLFQTSFPYSMGWHGAPYTGTPDTAWQLHAHFHPPLLRSATVRKFMVGFELLAEAQRDLTPEQAAERLRAQSTLHYLDKQPA
- a CDS encoding sodium:solute symporter family transporter; protein product: MNSFSSLDTFVFLVYFVIVAGYGLWIYWRKKGSSGSASHDYFLAEGSLAWWAIGASLIASNISAEQFIGMSGAGYRIGMAIAVYELMAAATLIIVAIFFMPVYLRNRIYTMPQFLEQRYGSGVATIMAVFWLALYVVVNLTAILYLGALAIDSMVGIGVLPCMLFLALFATIITLGGMKVIGYTDVIQVLCLIVGGLVTTWIALDLVARLAGGHGAMVGATELYHRAGEHFDMVLARDNPNYMDLPGLSTLIGGMWIINLSYFGCNQYITQRALGASLPTARRGLLFAAFLKLLMPVIIVLPGIAAYALDKSGALGDAMRPGGELNADRAYPTLLGLLPAGLKGMAFAALTAAVVASLAGKANSIATIFTLDIYKKRVSQAASEQRMVWIGRVSVVVAMAVAVTIAPLMGIDKKGGFQYIQEYTGFVSPGILAMFLLGFFWRKTTAAAAMFATIGGLVFSIFLKFLPLAMDLSFLAPIGFAVDNGSGVYEIPFIDRMLIVFLLVVAGMALISAMGRSAPDAAQIVVDRSLFRVDRGFALGATLICILLAAVYGAWW